A genomic region of Raphanus sativus cultivar WK10039 chromosome 6, ASM80110v3, whole genome shotgun sequence contains the following coding sequences:
- the LOC108809067 gene encoding 40S ribosomal protein S14-2, which translates to MSRRKTREPKEETVTLGPAVRDGEQVFGVVHIFASFNDTFIHVTDLSGRETLVRITGGMKVKADRDESSPYAAMLAAQDVAQRCKELGITAMHVKLRATGGNKTKTPGPGAQSALRALARSGMKIGRIEDVTPIPTDSTRRKGGRRGRRL; encoded by the exons ATG TCGAGGAGAAAGACGAGAGAGCCCAAGGAGGAGACAGTGACACTTGGACCAGCTGTTCGTGATGGAGAGCAAGTCTTCGGTGTTGTCCACATCTTCGCTTCCTTCAACGACACTTTCATT CACGTTACTGATCTGTCTGGACGTGAAACCCTTGTCCGCATCACTG GTGGAATGAAGGTGAAAGCTGACAGGGATGAGTCCTCACCTTACGCAGCTATGCTGGCTGCACAAGATGTTGCTCAGCGATGCAAGGAGCTTGGAATCACCGCTATGCACGTTAAGCTCCGTGCCACGGGTGGGAACAAGACCAAGACACCTGGTCCTGGTGCCCAATCCGCTCTTAGAGCTCTTGCTCGTTCCGGCATGAAAATTGGCCGCATTG AGGATGTTACTCCGATCCCAACGGACAGTACCCGCCGAAAGGGTGGTAGAAGAGGAAGGAGgctctga
- the LOC108807181 gene encoding uncharacterized WD repeat-containing protein C2A9.03: MSTYQAEEDGAAYMDHVDDDMDDVDYFNGDDMPASDSDVDEFDYSSNKIADTSAEQARRGKDIQGIPWDRLSITREKYRQTRLQQYKNYENVPNSGDSSGKDCMVTQKGAFFYDFWRNSRSIKSSILHFQLRNLVWATSKHDVYLISQFLVSHYSTLTSGKHEVLNVQGHVSPSEKHPGSFLEGFTKTQVSTLAVRDEFLVAGGFHGELICKHLDRPGVSFCSRTTYDDNAITNAIEIYNKPSGALHFTASNNDCGVRDFDMERYQLVNYFRFPWPVNHTSLSPDGKLLTIVGDNPEGLLVDPNTGKTLGTLAGHLDFSFASAWHPDGLTFSTGNQDKTCRVWDVRNLSKSVAVLRGNLGAIRSIRYTSDGKYMATAEPADFVHVYDVSKGYETEQEIDFFGEISGISFSPDTEALFIGVWDRTYGSLLEYGRRHNYSYLDSFL, translated from the exons atgtccACTTACCAAGCGGAGGAGGATGGTGCTGCATACATGGACCATGTTGATGATGATATGGATGATGTAGACTACTTTAATGGGGATGACATGCCTGCATCCGACTCTGATGTTGACGAATTTGACTACTCT AGTAACAAAATAGCGGATACTTCAGCTGAGCAAGCCAGGAGAGGGAAAGACATTCAGGGTATTCCTTGGGACAGACTAAGTATCACCAGAGAGAAATATAGACAAACTAGACTTCAACAGTACAAGAACTATGAAAATGTTCCTAATTCTGGTGATTCCTCCGGGAAA GATTGCATGGTCACACAGAAAGGGGCCTTCTTTTATGATTTCTGGCGTAATTCAAGATCTATCAAATCAAGTATTCTTCATTTCCAG TTGAGGAATTTGGTTTGGGCAACTTCTAAGCACGATGTCTACCTTATCTCTCAATTTTTGGTTAGCCACTATTCTACTTTGACATCTGGCAAGCATGAAGTTCTCAACGTTCAGGGTCATGTTTCCCCATCCGAG AAACATCCTGGAAGTTTTTTGGAGGGATTTACCAAGACGCAAGTTAGTACACTTGCTGTGAGAGATGAATTTTTAGTTGCTGGTGGGTTTCATGGAGAACTTATATGCAAG CATCTTGATAGACCTGGTGTGAGCTTTTGTTCCCGTACAACTTATGATGATAATGCTATCACTAATGCAATTGAGATTTATAACAAACCCAG TGGCGCACTTCATTTTACCGCCTCAAATAATGATTGTGGAGTCAGAGATTTTGATATGGAGAGATATCAGCTTGTTAACTATTTTCGCTTTCCTTGGCCAGTCAAT CACACATCTCTGAGTCCTGATGGTAAATTATTGACGATTGTGGGAGATAATCCAGAGGGCCTTCTCGTAGACCCCAACACAGGAAAG ACACTGGGAACGCTTGCAGGACATCTGGACTTCTCCTTTGCATCTGCATGGCATCCAGATGGGCTCACTTTCTCCACAGGTAACCAAGACAAGACCTGTCGGGTTTGGGACGTACGTAACCTGTCTAAGTCTGTTGCTGTCTTGAGGGGTAACCTCGGAGCGATCCGATCCATCCGCTACACATCCGATGGGAAATACATGGCCACGGCTGAGCCGGCTGACTTTGTCCATGTGTACGATGTCTCAAAAGGGTATGAAACAGAGCAAGAGATCGATTTCTTTGGGGAGATATCGGGAATCTCCTTTAGCCCTGACACAGAAGCGCTCTTCATCGGTGTTTGGGACCGCACTTACGGTAGTCTCCTTGAGTATGGCAGGCGTCACAACTACTCCTACCTTGATTCATTTCTATAA
- the LOC130495928 gene encoding uncharacterized protein LOC130495928: MWPIEPQARTSTMLNPTGSFDFKRLTYSLARSSPASKWVFPFCSGTCFATFSLWKLKKTNRPRKRERPVLRLITTDGLSSALTTAEEDLLPEVVVESLGKAEEEEPARRRERRPWNEMELGFFWEIVVEKVVVGVSKADALVAMFSSSSSSSFGEFFLFSFSARENEWF; encoded by the coding sequence ATGTGGCCAATAGAACCCCAAGCAAGAACATCCACGATGTTGAATCCAACAGGGTCGTTCGATTTCAAGAGGCTAACGTACTCCTTGGCACGATCGTCTCCGGCTTCGAAGTGGGTTTTTCCGTTTTGCTCCGGCACCTGCTTCGCCACATTCTCTCTCTGGAAGTTGAAGAAGACGAACCGGCCGAGGAAGAGGGAGAGACCAGTGCTGAGGCTTATAACGACGGATGGGCTGAGCTCGGCTCTCACGACGGCGGAGGAAGATCTTCTCCCGGAGGTGGTTGTGGAGAGCTTGGGtaaggcggaggaggaggagccagCGAGGCGGAGAGAACGGAGGCCGTGGAATGAGATGGAGTTGGGGTTTTTCTGGGAGATTGTAGTGGAGAAGGTTGTTGTGGGTGTGAGCAAAGCAGATGCGCTTGTCGccatgttttcttcttcttcttcttcttctttcggagagttctttcttttttcttttagcgCAAGAGAGAATGAGTGGTTTTAG